The following coding sequences are from one Myxococcales bacterium window:
- a CDS encoding RMD1 family protein, with protein sequence MSARNVVLSVLHLLEKPDATWDDPAMDLIYDDLRDEFELGTRFAALETRLRSVQEALELILDVVRDRRLVWLEAAIVILIVLEIAMTVPGLLR encoded by the coding sequence GTGAGCGCCCGCAACGTGGTGCTCTCCGTGCTGCATCTGCTCGAGAAGCCCGACGCCACGTGGGACGATCCCGCCATGGATCTCATCTACGACGACCTGCGCGACGAGTTCGAGCTGGGCACCCGCTTCGCCGCCCTCGAGACGCGGTTGCGCAGCGTGCAGGAAGCCCTCGAGCTCATCCTCGATGTGGTTCGTGATCGGCGCCTCGTGTGGCTCGAGGCGGCGATCGTCATCTTGATCGTGCTCGAGATCGCCATGACCGTGCCGGGCCTTCTGCGCTGA
- a CDS encoding RMD1 family protein, whose amino-acid sequence MRSLATLLPQPHKGTGVAPVTVDGGTAFVFPFGVVTFQNVPAASRSAFLERVRGHLDGPGTLVAEESFDVREAADAELAVHEGALVLDALTPCARQRGGAHPRAKRGDGPLRGRD is encoded by the coding sequence ATGCGCTCGCTCGCCACCCTCTTGCCTCAACCGCACAAGGGCACCGGTGTGGCGCCGGTCACGGTGGACGGGGGCACGGCCTTCGTTTTTCCCTTTGGCGTGGTGACCTTTCAAAACGTGCCGGCTGCCTCACGCAGCGCCTTCCTCGAGCGGGTACGAGGCCACCTGGATGGGCCGGGGACCTTGGTGGCCGAGGAATCCTTCGACGTGCGCGAGGCGGCCGACGCGGAGCTTGCCGTGCACGAGGGCGCGCTGGTGCTCGATGCGCTCACCCCTTGCGCGCGCCAGCGTGGTGGCGCTCACCCTCGCGCAAAGCGTGGCGATGGACCACTACGAGGCCGTGATTGA
- a CDS encoding MBL fold metallo-hydrolase → MKLEFHGAAGEVTGSLHRLVVGDTTIALDCGMFQGHRAEANAKNRELPGWARQAHAVVLSHAHLDHSGNLPTLVKAGFAGNIYATPATRDLCSVMLRDSAMIQEQDARYLNRKRERNGEEEPIVPLYDVEDVQHTLAQMITLPLERPLVIGPGVKLTFFEAGHVLGSALSCLDLEEDGRRVRLLYTGDLGRRELPLLKTPETPSGVNVLVMESTYGNRSHGPYESVDERLAEIVGKTLARKGRVLIPTFALERAQEVLFALGRLHAARKIPRVPIYIDSPLAIAITEIYKLHPESLEHELRDRLLGRDDPFSPPGLRYVSSVEDSRALQESGEPCIVLAGSGMCEGGRILHHLGQGLGRAENSVVIVGYQAQHTLGRRLVEGRRKVRVFGGRARRSGRGVQPRGPLRTCRPRRSPGLRPGPQTPRGPPHGGPGPRRARGARRLRCGAYGQGMPARLLRPAGRHVVAVSGPALT, encoded by the coding sequence GTGAAGCTCGAATTCCATGGCGCGGCGGGAGAAGTCACAGGATCGCTGCACCGCCTGGTGGTGGGTGACACGACCATCGCCCTCGATTGCGGCATGTTCCAAGGTCACCGCGCCGAGGCGAACGCCAAGAACCGAGAGCTCCCGGGCTGGGCCCGTCAGGCACACGCCGTGGTGCTGAGCCACGCCCACCTCGATCACAGCGGCAATCTGCCAACCCTCGTCAAAGCTGGCTTTGCGGGCAACATTTACGCCACGCCCGCCACCCGCGATCTGTGCAGCGTGATGCTGCGAGACAGCGCCATGATCCAGGAGCAAGATGCGCGCTACCTCAACCGCAAGCGCGAGCGCAACGGCGAAGAGGAGCCGATCGTGCCTCTATACGATGTGGAGGACGTGCAGCACACGCTGGCCCAGATGATCACCTTGCCGCTCGAGCGGCCTTTGGTGATTGGCCCCGGGGTGAAGCTCACCTTCTTCGAGGCGGGGCACGTGCTGGGCTCGGCGCTGTCCTGCCTGGATCTGGAGGAAGACGGCCGGCGGGTGCGGCTGCTCTATACGGGAGATCTCGGGCGCCGGGAGCTGCCCCTGCTCAAGACGCCAGAGACACCTTCGGGCGTCAATGTGCTCGTGATGGAGAGCACCTACGGCAACCGCAGCCACGGTCCCTATGAATCGGTCGACGAGCGGCTTGCGGAGATCGTCGGAAAGACGCTGGCGCGGAAGGGACGGGTGCTGATTCCCACGTTCGCCCTCGAACGTGCCCAAGAGGTGCTCTTTGCGCTCGGCCGTCTGCACGCGGCCCGCAAAATCCCGCGCGTGCCGATCTACATCGATAGCCCGCTCGCCATTGCCATCACCGAGATCTACAAGCTGCACCCGGAAAGCCTCGAACACGAGCTGCGCGATCGCCTGCTCGGCCGCGATGATCCCTTCTCGCCGCCCGGGCTCCGCTACGTGAGCAGCGTGGAAGACTCGCGGGCGCTTCAGGAGAGCGGCGAGCCTTGCATCGTGCTGGCGGGCTCGGGCATGTGCGAAGGTGGACGCATCCTGCACCACCTCGGCCAGGGGCTGGGCCGCGCCGAAAACAGCGTGGTGATCGTGGGCTATCAAGCGCAGCACACGCTGGGCCGCCGCTTGGTGGAGGGCCGGCGCAAGGTGCGTGTCTTCGGGGGTCGAGCGCGACGTTCGGGCCGAGGTGTACAACCTCGAGGGCCTCTCCGCACATGCCGACCGCGAAGGTCTCCTGGACTTCGCCCTGGCCCTCAAACGCCACGGGGGCCTCCACACGGTGGCCCTGGTCCACGGCGAGCCCGAGGCGCGCGACGCCTTCGCTGCGGCGCTTACGGCCAAGGGATGCCAGCGCGTCTTTTGCGGCCTGCCGGGCGACACGTTGTCGCTGTGAGCGGCCCGGCGCTCACGTGA
- a CDS encoding SMP-30/gluconolactonase/LRE family protein: MRAAWLLATLLCAGAGLGCRGPNAPLPGVTLPGPEDPVAKAGPPRLVAEGFTYLEGPVWLPERQELWFVDPKLDKLFKVTPAGTSAVVRDPNGGASGLGRLPNGDVVLLESAAHRLVRLPAGGAWTVFAHEAEGQPLDRPNDVTVRSDGMVYVTLPFVRQVLRLSATGEARRVWQGEEGTKPNGIGLSPDERILYVTDTLENLVRAFPVHPDGSLGAPTVFAAGLGLDRHSTWVTDGMAVDRAGNVYVASYARPASDSPGEIAVFRPNGARWGRLLIPRGPSNVTFGGADGKTLYVTAQGALYALAMPIAGVGDFERPRAPQPAEE; the protein is encoded by the coding sequence ATGCGCGCTGCCTGGCTCCTGGCGACGCTGCTTTGTGCCGGAGCGGGTCTCGGTTGTCGCGGTCCGAACGCCCCCCTCCCCGGCGTGACGCTTCCCGGACCCGAAGATCCCGTGGCCAAGGCCGGGCCCCCGCGGCTCGTGGCTGAAGGGTTTACGTACCTCGAGGGCCCGGTGTGGCTGCCCGAGCGGCAGGAGTTGTGGTTCGTCGATCCGAAGCTCGACAAGCTCTTCAAGGTGACGCCCGCCGGCACGAGCGCGGTGGTGCGCGACCCGAACGGGGGGGCGTCGGGCCTCGGGCGTTTGCCGAACGGGGACGTGGTGCTGCTCGAATCCGCGGCGCACCGCCTCGTACGCCTGCCGGCCGGGGGCGCGTGGACCGTCTTCGCTCACGAGGCCGAGGGGCAGCCCCTCGATCGGCCCAACGACGTCACCGTGCGCAGCGATGGCATGGTGTACGTCACCCTGCCCTTCGTGCGCCAGGTGCTGCGCCTCTCGGCCACGGGCGAAGCCAGGCGCGTATGGCAAGGTGAGGAAGGCACGAAGCCGAACGGCATCGGGCTGTCGCCTGACGAACGGATCCTGTACGTCACGGACACGTTGGAAAACCTCGTGCGCGCCTTTCCCGTGCACCCGGACGGCAGCCTCGGCGCGCCCACAGTCTTCGCGGCGGGGCTTGGCCTCGACCGGCACAGCACCTGGGTGACCGACGGCATGGCGGTGGATCGCGCGGGCAACGTCTACGTCGCGTCGTACGCCCGCCCCGCATCGGATTCACCGGGCGAAATCGCGGTGTTCCGTCCGAACGGCGCCCGCTGGGGGCGGCTTCTGATTCCCCGCGGCCCTTCCAACGTGACGTTTGGCGGAGCGGATGGCAAAACGCTCTATGTGACGGCGCAGGGCGCGCTTTACGCGCTGGCGATGCCGATCGCAGGTGTGGGTGATTTCGAGCGCCCCCGGGCGCCTCAACCGGCGGAAGAGTGA
- the galK gene encoding galactokinase — protein MSASSPPSTPVASFATLYGHAPTVTARAPGRVNLIGEHTDYSEGFVLPTAIPRFTTVELRPRSDKRVQAVSENAGTGTPVSFTLGEETKDGSWCDYLKGVTVALSRAGYHHGGFDLRMSSTVPLGAGLSSSASFEVAVLRALREAFLLELDDVKLALLGQKAETDFVGAPVGVMDQMASSLADTGTALMLDTRSLAYERVPLPAAIDLVVLNSGVTHSHAGGEYRTRRAECERAAAALGVRMLRDLSVDDLPRIEALPEAERKRARHVVKENARVLAFATALRQQDLSALGALLYEGHASLRDDFQVSVPEIDLIVEIARATDGVYGARLTGGGFGGSVVILADAARAKDAGAHIARSYAARSGFTPTVLTLRE, from the coding sequence ATGAGCGCCTCTTCCCCCCCCTCCACCCCCGTTGCCAGCTTTGCCACGCTTTACGGCCACGCCCCCACGGTGACGGCCCGCGCCCCAGGGCGCGTGAATCTCATCGGTGAGCACACCGACTACAGCGAAGGGTTCGTGCTGCCCACGGCCATCCCCCGCTTCACCACGGTGGAGCTCCGGCCCCGCTCCGACAAACGCGTGCAGGCGGTGAGCGAGAACGCCGGCACCGGAACGCCGGTGAGCTTCACGCTCGGCGAAGAGACCAAGGATGGCAGCTGGTGCGACTATCTGAAGGGCGTCACGGTGGCCTTGTCACGCGCGGGCTACCACCACGGGGGCTTCGACCTGCGTATGAGCTCCACCGTGCCGCTCGGCGCGGGGCTCTCTTCGAGCGCCTCGTTCGAGGTGGCCGTGTTGCGTGCCCTGCGCGAGGCGTTTTTGCTCGAGCTCGACGACGTGAAGCTGGCCCTCCTCGGACAAAAGGCCGAGACCGACTTCGTGGGCGCGCCCGTGGGTGTGATGGATCAAATGGCATCCAGCCTCGCCGATACGGGCACCGCCTTGATGTTGGACACGCGCAGCTTGGCGTACGAACGGGTGCCACTACCCGCCGCCATCGATTTGGTGGTGCTGAACTCGGGTGTCACGCACAGCCACGCCGGCGGTGAGTACCGCACGCGCCGCGCGGAGTGCGAGCGGGCCGCCGCCGCGCTCGGCGTGCGCATGCTGCGGGACCTGAGCGTGGACGATCTACCGCGCATCGAGGCGTTGCCCGAAGCCGAACGCAAACGCGCCCGCCACGTGGTGAAGGAAAACGCGCGCGTGCTCGCGTTCGCAACGGCCCTGCGGCAGCAGGATTTGAGCGCACTCGGCGCCCTGCTTTACGAAGGCCACGCTTCGCTGCGCGACGACTTTCAGGTGTCGGTGCCCGAGATCGACCTCATCGTCGAGATTGCTCGCGCAACGGACGGGGTCTACGGGGCGCGGCTCACGGGGGGAGGCTTTGGCGGCTCGGTGGTGATCTTGGCCGACGCAGCCCGAGCAAAGGACGCAGGCGCCCACATCGCCCGCAGCTACGCGGCCCGTTCGGGCTTTACGCCTACCGTGCTCACGCTGCGGGAGTAA
- a CDS encoding SDR family oxidoreductase → MDLLLENKVAVVTGSSRGLGRAMAFALAEEGCRLVLCARGAEALEATWQEARDRFGAARVRAVAADVSTVAGASAVGEAARQAFGRVDVLVNNVGGSGARTFQDMDEADLQQALDRNVWPTVLMSKAALPLMEPGSAIVNVASIWGRESGGAPGYNLAKAAVVSLSKSMARDLVGQGVRVCCVAPGSILFPGGGWERRQKADPEGIAAFVTREIPAGRFGTPEELAAVVTFLASPKASWVVGACLPVDGGQSRAF, encoded by the coding sequence ATGGATCTCTTGCTCGAGAACAAGGTGGCGGTGGTGACGGGCTCGAGCCGCGGGCTCGGCCGGGCGATGGCCTTTGCGCTGGCGGAAGAGGGGTGTCGCCTGGTGCTCTGTGCCCGGGGCGCCGAGGCCCTCGAAGCCACGTGGCAGGAGGCACGGGACCGCTTCGGCGCCGCGCGTGTGCGGGCGGTGGCTGCGGACGTGAGCACCGTTGCGGGGGCTTCGGCGGTGGGAGAAGCCGCCCGGCAGGCCTTCGGCCGTGTCGACGTTTTGGTGAACAACGTGGGCGGCTCGGGCGCACGAACCTTTCAGGACATGGACGAGGCGGATCTGCAGCAGGCCCTGGATCGCAACGTGTGGCCCACCGTGCTCATGAGCAAAGCCGCCCTGCCGCTGATGGAGCCGGGCAGCGCCATCGTGAACGTCGCGTCCATCTGGGGGCGCGAAAGCGGCGGCGCCCCGGGCTACAACCTGGCGAAGGCGGCCGTGGTGAGCCTGAGCAAGAGCATGGCGCGCGATCTCGTCGGCCAGGGTGTGCGGGTGTGCTGTGTGGCGCCGGGCTCGATCCTGTTTCCGGGCGGCGGCTGGGAGCGGCGCCAGAAGGCCGATCCCGAAGGCATCGCGGCCTTCGTGACGCGCGAGATCCCCGCGGGCCGCTTCGGCACACCCGAGGAGCTGGCTGCCGTGGTGACCTTTTTGGCCTCACCGAAGGCGTCCTGGGTGGTGGGGGCCTGCCTGCCCGTGGATGGGGGCCAATCGCGCGCCTTTTGA